A single window of Candidatus Finniella inopinata DNA harbors:
- the istB gene encoding IS21-like element helper ATPase IstB, producing the protein MLLNPIVYNLQKLRLHSMAKAFKEQLEQPTITQLSFEERLGLLVDTEVIARENRQLQARLRSAKLQQTACLEDIDHSCQRNLDKSLLATLSQCQWVASHHNILIVGPCGTGKTFLACALAHKACLQGYKVHYCRLSRLLSELQLGKGDGSYGKRMSELAKTEVLILDDFGLSILTDEQRRDLLEVLDDRHDKRSTIVTSQIPVKLWHETIGNETLADAILDRLVHNSYRLEIKGESMRKVRSKEKDQENTKQKNIEGPLHDTTEITNNEGVKK; encoded by the coding sequence ATGTTACTGAATCCAATTGTTTACAACCTTCAAAAACTTCGTCTTCATTCTATGGCAAAAGCCTTTAAAGAACAGCTGGAGCAACCAACCATAACGCAGCTGAGCTTTGAAGAACGTCTTGGCTTGTTGGTTGATACAGAAGTCATCGCCCGGGAAAACAGGCAATTACAGGCACGCTTGCGCAGTGCCAAACTACAGCAGACGGCCTGCCTTGAAGATATTGACCATTCATGTCAGCGTAACCTAGACAAATCTTTGTTGGCCACACTTTCTCAATGCCAATGGGTTGCTTCTCATCATAATATTTTGATTGTTGGGCCGTGTGGCACGGGGAAAACATTCTTGGCTTGTGCTCTGGCCCACAAGGCTTGCCTTCAAGGTTATAAAGTTCATTACTGCCGCCTCAGTCGCTTGCTTAGCGAATTGCAGCTTGGAAAGGGGGATGGGAGTTATGGAAAAAGAATGAGTGAACTTGCTAAAACGGAGGTTTTAATTTTAGATGATTTTGGATTGTCTATTCTGACAGATGAGCAACGCCGTGACTTATTGGAGGTTTTGGATGACCGACATGATAAACGCTCTACGATTGTCACCAGTCAGATTCCTGTCAAACTCTGGCACGAAACCATAGGAAATGAGACGTTAGCGGATGCTATCCTCGATAGGTTGGTTCATAATTCTTATAGGCTTGAAATTAAAGGGGAATCTATGAGAAAAGTGAGGAGTAAAGAAAAGGATCAGGAAAACACCAAACAAAAAAACATCGAGGGTCCTTTGCATGACACAACGGAAATCACAAACAATGAAGGGGTGAAAAAATGA
- the istA gene encoding IS21 family transposase — MRKIREILRLRYSCGCSYQEIAKSIGISASTAVEGVKRAKAVNLSWPVPDNLGDEELEIKLYPPAQKINKEQRGEIDCIYIHKELKCKHVTLQLLWSEYKEKYPQGISYSQFCDVYRGWRNSTLDVWMHQTHKAGERLFVDYAGQTMSVVTDTSTGEVGEAQIFVAALGASSFTYVEATWTQTLADWIKSHVNAFEYYGGCPEIVVPDNLKSGVHKAHLYEPDINPTYQDMASYYGVAIIPTRSRSPKDKAKVENAVQQVERQILAKLRNRTFFSLSELNQAIQPLLDVLNRRPFQKLPGSRLSHFQDLEKQALKSLPTTRYEYAEWKKVKAGFNYHIELDKHFYSVPYALAKESLYVRYGPTIVEIFCQNKCVATHVRSYGANGYTTNTLHMPKAHQAQVEWTPERIVSWAKKTGEATAKLIEVIMASRAHPQQGFRTCLGILRLGKSYGEDRLELACKRALEIGGHSYKNVESILKNKMDQQSLSSSSEVNSLSDSHEYIRGQKYFK, encoded by the coding sequence ATGAGAAAGATCAGAGAAATCTTACGTTTACGGTACAGCTGTGGATGTAGTTACCAGGAGATAGCCAAGAGCATTGGCATTAGCGCGAGTACGGCGGTTGAAGGCGTCAAGAGGGCAAAAGCAGTTAACTTAAGCTGGCCTGTGCCCGACAATCTAGGCGACGAAGAGTTGGAGATCAAGCTGTATCCGCCTGCTCAAAAAATCAATAAAGAACAACGGGGAGAGATTGATTGCATTTATATTCATAAAGAACTCAAGTGCAAGCATGTTACGTTACAATTATTATGGAGTGAGTATAAAGAAAAGTACCCCCAAGGGATTAGCTACAGCCAGTTCTGCGACGTTTACCGAGGATGGCGTAATTCAACACTTGATGTCTGGATGCACCAGACCCACAAAGCAGGAGAGAGACTTTTTGTGGATTATGCCGGTCAAACGATGTCCGTTGTAACGGATACGTCGACAGGGGAAGTCGGTGAAGCACAGATTTTTGTAGCTGCGCTTGGTGCGTCCAGTTTTACCTACGTGGAGGCCACATGGACCCAAACGCTTGCAGACTGGATCAAGTCTCACGTGAATGCGTTTGAATATTATGGTGGCTGTCCAGAGATTGTTGTGCCAGACAATTTAAAGAGTGGGGTCCATAAGGCGCATCTTTACGAACCTGATATCAACCCAACCTATCAAGATATGGCCTCTTATTACGGCGTCGCAATTATTCCAACAAGGTCAAGAAGTCCGAAGGATAAAGCTAAAGTTGAGAATGCAGTCCAACAAGTCGAGAGACAAATTCTGGCCAAGCTTCGTAACCGTACCTTTTTTAGCTTGAGCGAGTTAAACCAAGCTATTCAGCCACTTTTGGATGTCTTAAACCGACGTCCTTTCCAAAAACTGCCAGGATCCCGTTTAAGCCACTTTCAAGACCTTGAGAAACAGGCATTAAAATCCCTTCCAACAACTCGGTATGAGTACGCCGAGTGGAAAAAAGTTAAAGCCGGCTTCAACTACCATATTGAGTTAGACAAGCATTTTTACAGTGTTCCCTATGCCTTGGCAAAGGAATCTCTCTATGTTCGCTATGGACCGACGATTGTTGAAATTTTTTGTCAGAATAAATGTGTCGCGACCCATGTCAGAAGTTATGGTGCCAACGGATATACGACAAATACTCTGCACATGCCAAAAGCTCATCAAGCACAGGTGGAATGGACACCCGAACGAATTGTTTCTTGGGCCAAGAAAACGGGGGAAGCAACGGCAAAATTGATAGAAGTCATCATGGCTTCACGCGCCCATCCTCAACAGGGGTTTCGCACGTGTCTTGGGATTTTAAGGCTCGGCAAGAGTTACGGTGAAGACCGTTTAGAGCTGGCTTGTAAAAGGGCTTTAGAGATAGGAGGCCACAGTTACAAAAATGTTGAATCTATTTTGAAGAACAAGATGGATCAACAGTCTTTATCCTCGTCCTCAGAAGTCAATAGCCTCTCTGATTCTCACGAATATATTCGTGGCCAAAAATACTTTAAATAA
- a CDS encoding carbohydrate-binding module family 20 domain-containing protein: protein MILSKTSMTLALLLVSTSISFASVEHETAASHKTSIHGHKYNLVRDKDRPHILAALSNHPAAEKGKTVMAAFKSAPATLPTSWDIRTAIPNAATCFTPYDQGQLGSCTANAAAGALHYKNLLAQAQASIKGTTTPSYPTPSRMFIYYNERSADGGGVTQDVGASIADSILAISNYGAPSESGKTPPFGSAWPYSDITSGKNPPFTVKPSDLCYSAALADMDLDTGVASIAQDDNVVTNFKKALIANNPVLIGIDVYDSFESDAVAATGIVPMPDTSIEDILGGHGLMVVGYNTNPKAPNTFTVRNSWGTGWGDKGYCYIPYDYFTLENGLASDFWSVGKVGAKKATPVKFSVKTTTSYGQNVYVSGNTPELGCWDTAQAMLLSSQNYPTWTGSVTVPSGQTIQYKYIKKNGNKVQWLGGENLSHNHSATNENLASFTWM, encoded by the coding sequence ATGATTCTTTCGAAAACAAGTATGACGCTGGCGTTATTGCTGGTTTCTACTTCCATTTCTTTTGCAAGTGTGGAGCATGAAACAGCTGCTTCGCATAAAACATCCATTCATGGTCATAAGTATAATTTGGTTCGTGATAAAGATCGCCCTCACATACTGGCGGCTCTGTCAAATCACCCTGCTGCTGAAAAAGGGAAGACAGTCATGGCGGCTTTTAAAAGTGCGCCTGCAACACTTCCAACCTCTTGGGATATTCGAACCGCTATTCCAAATGCTGCCACATGTTTTACCCCCTATGACCAAGGGCAACTTGGGTCTTGTACGGCCAATGCAGCCGCCGGGGCTTTGCATTACAAAAATCTTTTGGCACAGGCACAGGCATCAATAAAGGGTACCACCACTCCCTCTTATCCCACCCCTTCGCGTATGTTTATTTATTACAACGAGAGAAGTGCGGATGGTGGTGGAGTAACCCAGGACGTAGGCGCTTCCATAGCTGACAGCATCTTGGCTATATCAAATTATGGGGCACCTTCTGAATCGGGAAAGACGCCTCCTTTCGGGTCTGCTTGGCCCTACAGCGACATTACAAGTGGTAAAAATCCACCCTTTACCGTTAAACCGTCCGATTTGTGTTACAGCGCAGCACTTGCCGACATGGATCTTGATACAGGTGTTGCCAGCATTGCCCAAGATGACAATGTTGTGACCAACTTTAAAAAAGCATTAATTGCAAATAATCCTGTTCTTATTGGTATCGACGTCTATGATTCTTTTGAATCTGACGCGGTTGCTGCAACAGGTATTGTACCTATGCCTGACACCAGCATAGAGGACATCTTGGGCGGTCACGGGCTAATGGTTGTTGGATACAATACGAATCCGAAAGCACCCAACACCTTTACAGTCAGAAACTCGTGGGGAACAGGCTGGGGGGACAAAGGTTATTGTTATATACCCTATGACTATTTCACGCTTGAAAATGGGTTAGCCTCTGATTTTTGGTCTGTTGGTAAGGTTGGCGCTAAAAAGGCAACGCCTGTTAAGTTTTCAGTTAAAACGACGACTAGTTATGGCCAGAATGTTTATGTATCGGGTAACACTCCAGAATTGGGTTGTTGGGATACCGCTCAAGCAATGCTTTTATCTTCACAAAACTACCCAACCTGGACTGGCAGCGTTACTGTGCCATCAGGCCAGACAATACAGTACAAGTATATCAAAAAGAATGGTAATAAAGTCCAATGGCTTGGCGGGGAAAACTTGTCCCATAATCACTCAGCGACGAATGAGAACTTAGCTTCCTTTACCTGGATGTAA
- a CDS encoding carbohydrate-binding module family 20 domain-containing protein codes for MPFEFAGIRTITKVGSVAKGTIKFSVSATTIFGQNVYVSGNIPQLGSWNLSQALLLSPDAYPTWKGTITAPLGTTVSYKYVRMYGPVTKLAQPEGLKAARVQWLDGPNLSVTPSASENPVSYNWK; via the coding sequence TTGCCGTTCGAATTCGCCGGAATACGCACGATTACAAAAGTTGGGTCCGTTGCAAAAGGGACCATTAAATTTTCCGTGAGTGCCACTACAATTTTTGGTCAGAATGTTTACGTTTCTGGAAATATCCCTCAATTGGGATCTTGGAACTTATCCCAAGCATTGTTACTTTCCCCCGATGCTTATCCAACCTGGAAGGGGACCATCACTGCACCGTTAGGCACGACAGTAAGTTACAAATATGTGAGAATGTATGGTCCCGTTACCAAATTAGCGCAGCCTGAAGGGCTTAAAGCTGCAAGGGTTCAATGGCTTGACGGACCGAATTTGTCTGTTACCCCTTCCGCCAGTGAAAATCCAGTTTCTTATAACTGGAAGTGA
- a CDS encoding aspartate-semialdehyde dehydrogenase: protein MKKQNVKIAVVGATGNVGRAMLSILEEHGFPAENITAVASEKSKGQQISYGEKHILVVKSLTHFDFSGYHLALFSPGGKVSAEYAPKAAAAGCVVIDNTSHFRMDADVPLVVPEINADALKDFTKRRIVANPNCSTIQLVMALKPLHDLSPIKRVVVSTYQSVSGAGKEAMDELFHQTRGVLVNDALENNCFTRPIAFNVIPQIDVFRDDGYTKEEWKMAVETQKIMDAPIQVTATCVRVPVFVGHAVAATIEFEGPVSVAKARQKLSQFPGVRVVDNPEDYQFTTPIECAGDDDVYISRIRQDKTVEHGLSLWIVADNIRKGAALNAVQIAERLIPLLDSLPGFSV, encoded by the coding sequence ATGAAAAAACAAAACGTGAAAATTGCCGTTGTTGGGGCCACAGGAAATGTGGGTCGGGCTATGCTGAGTATATTAGAAGAGCATGGATTTCCAGCCGAAAACATCACAGCGGTTGCCTCTGAAAAGTCAAAAGGGCAACAGATTTCCTATGGGGAAAAGCATATCTTGGTCGTTAAGTCGTTAACTCATTTTGATTTTTCTGGTTACCACTTGGCGTTGTTTTCACCGGGCGGCAAAGTATCGGCGGAATATGCCCCAAAGGCTGCAGCAGCAGGGTGCGTGGTGATTGACAACACATCGCACTTTCGCATGGATGCCGATGTTCCTTTGGTTGTACCAGAGATTAACGCGGATGCTTTGAAAGATTTTACCAAACGCCGCATTGTGGCAAACCCCAACTGTTCAACCATTCAGTTGGTTATGGCTTTAAAACCCCTGCATGATTTGTCACCCATCAAGCGGGTCGTTGTCTCCACGTATCAGTCCGTTTCAGGGGCCGGAAAAGAAGCCATGGATGAATTGTTTCACCAGACCAGGGGCGTGTTGGTAAACGATGCCCTTGAAAATAATTGTTTCACCAGACCCATTGCTTTTAATGTCATTCCCCAGATTGATGTGTTCAGGGACGATGGCTACACAAAAGAAGAATGGAAAATGGCCGTTGAGACGCAAAAAATTATGGATGCTCCTATTCAGGTGACAGCAACTTGTGTGCGGGTTCCCGTTTTTGTGGGGCATGCTGTGGCGGCGACCATTGAATTTGAAGGGCCTGTGTCTGTTGCCAAGGCCCGTCAAAAATTGAGCCAATTTCCAGGCGTTCGTGTCGTCGACAATCCTGAAGACTATCAATTCACCACACCCATCGAATGCGCCGGCGATGACGACGTTTACATCAGCCGTATCCGCCAGGATAAAACGGTTGAGCATGGCTTATCCCTTTGGATTGTCGCCGATAATATCCGAAAGGGCGCAGCCTTAAATGCCGTCCAGATTGCTGAACGGCTGATACCGCTTCTCGATTCTTTACCGGGTTTTTCTGTTTGA